One region of Danio rerio strain Tuebingen ecotype United States chromosome 5, GRCz12tu, whole genome shotgun sequence genomic DNA includes:
- the atf5a gene encoding uncharacterized protein LOC566223 → MMTMSAPIWKTLLVCPADPLTLSHPQANHSQSEGRRGEGPEENQHLIGDGLSDWMTEEVDFSSYLPTPHSSPSPNASLPPSPLQNDIQVPSDLEVMTSLLQEELAQLEDYFLSDPLPEKASKLGKCDKGPTAVGPSSYYQLPYASYSTSNQSESSPLLVTLATGELDLLSFCGGPIGRTKIPRHAPYSCSRPNSNVCSRKRVSDGVRVGDSYESSIWSSKGNSSGNSAVAPGGSYSCAEDERVVGKGYCLGSTVEIRRCAILPKEEKNCRYTEEAVGANKAGGGYNFSGPIQIPHKKDEMMYGIREVNLSGIGGSTEMEMMSEPKNGASDMKANISWKTEPSESCFLQNASQEEAYHSFLGAINEPVKEESLEIHRQHNFHCGFLEGQGPDCLSGDRHRPEMGSPCARGACVLKEDPCIVKSDLEVPLIEGHHGERKQKKRDQNKTAAHRYRQRKRAELDSLEEQLHGLEGRNRELRDKAESVEREIQYVKDLLIEVYKARSQRLKQETSA, encoded by the exons ATGATGACAATGTCAGCACCCATTTGGAAGACTCTACTCGTCTGCCCGGCAGACCCCCTCACTCTCTCTCACCCACAGGCTAACCACAGCCAATCGGAGGGGCGCAGAGGGGAGGGGCCAGAGGAGAACCAGCACTTAATTG GTGATGGTCTTAGTGACTGGATGACGGAAGAAGTAGATTTCTCCTCTTACCTCCCAACCCCTCACTCCTCTCCCTCCCCAAATGCATCCCTTCCCCCCTCGCCCCTACAGAATGACATCCAGGTGCCCTCAGATTTGGAGGTCATGACCTCTCTGCTGCAAGAGGAGCTTGCTCAGCTGGAGGATTACTTCCTGTCTGACCCACTCCCAGAAAAAGCCTCCAAACTGGGCAAATGCGACAAGGGTCCAACTGCAGTTGGTCCATCGTCGTATTACCAGTTGCCCTACGCATCATATTCTACTTCCAACCAATCCGAATCCAGCCCTCTACTTGTTACCCTGGCAACTGGGGAACTTGACTTGCTGAGCTTCTGTGGGGGTCCCATTGGCCGTACCAAGATTCCAAGACATGCCCCCTACAGCTGCAGCCGCCCCAACAGCAACGTCTGCAGCCGCAAGAGAGTTTCCGATGGGGTGAGGGTGGGTGACAGCTACGAGAGTAGCATCTGGAGTTCCAAAGGAAATTCCTCAGGTAACTCAGCTGTTGCGCCTGGTGGGAGCTACAGCTGTGCTGAAGATGAACGGGTGGTAGGCAAAGGCTACTGCCTAGGCAGTACAGTAGAGATCAGAAGGTGTGCCATTTTACCCAAAGAGGAGAAGAATTGCCGCTACACAGAAGAGGCCGTCGGCGCGAACAAGGCTGGTGGCGGCTACAATTTTAGTGGACCAATTCAAATTCCCCATAAGAAAGATGAAATGATGTATGGCATCAGAGAAGTCAATTTAAGTGGCATAGGAGGAAGCACAGAGATGGAGATGATGAGTGAACCGAAGAATGGTGCTTCTGACATGAAGGCCAACATATCCTGGAAGACAGAACCCAGCGAAAGCTGTTTTCTCCAAAATGCGTCTCAAGAAGAGGCCTATCACAGTTTCCTTGGGGCCATCAATGAGCCAGTAAAGGAGGAAAGCTTAGAGATTCACCGGCAACATAACTTCCACTGCGGCTTTCTCGAAGGCCAAGGCCCCGACTGCCTGAGCGGTGACCGCCACAGACCTGAAATGGGGTCCCCGTGTGCCAGAGGAGCCTGCGTGCTGAAAGAAGACCCCTGCATTGTGAAATCAGACCTAGAGGTGCCTCTAATCGAAGGGCACCATGGTGAACGCAAACAGAAGAAGAGGGATCAGAACAAGACTGCAGCTCACAG ATATCGTCAACGGAAACGAGCAGAGTTGGACTCATTGGAGGAACAGCTTCATGGTCTGGAGGGCAGAAATCGTGAGCTCCGGGACAAGGCAGAATCGGTGGAACGGGAGATCCAGTACGTGAAAGACCTCCTGATCGAGGTGTACAAGGCCCGTAGCCAACGCCTCAAGCAGGAAACCAGCGCCTGA